CTCTTAACAACTCAGTTGTAGAAATTAATTCCACCCCAGAACAGAACTTTATTGCAACGGATTCACAATATTCTTTCAACCTTACTCCCGGCACCTATACAATAACTGCAAACTATCTTGAAGGAAACAGGATTGTTTATACAGCTACGGAAGAGGTTGTAATTACAGATGAAGGAGAGTATGTGCATGATCTTCTCCTGTTCCCACCCTCTAATGAGGAGCTTCTGAATCAAGATGAATTTGAAGCGCCTGTTCTGGATTATGAGGAGACGAGGACTGTATCCCGACCAGGCTCTCAGTATACCTTTTTAGTCTCAGCTCTCCTCGCTCTCATAGTCCTTATGCTGGCTGGCTACTTTTTAAAGAAGAGTCTTGATAAACCGGCAGATATTCATTTTCCAGAGGAAAACAGGCAGCCATACCTGCTGGAGCCTGAAAAACCCGTAAAGGATGCAATATTCTCTCAAGAAGCTAAGATCGATACAGCAGAAAACGTCATAAAAAATTTAAAAACTAACTCTGCTCAACCTAATCTGGAGTCCGAAGAGATACCTAAAACTGGTGGAGTTTTACAGCAGAGGAACGGGTCTGCAGAAGAGGCTCAGGACTCTTTTCTTAACGAAGAGGAGCCTGGTAAATCGAGTTCGAGATCCTCAAAACATTCAAAAATTAATCTTCCAGATGATCTGAAAGAACTTTTGGAGCTAGTTTACGCTAGCGGAAACCGGATCAGCCAGAGAGAACTGAGGAAAAAATCTCCCTATTCGGAGTCCAAAGTCAGCCTTATGCTCTCGGACCTTGAAGAGCGTGGACTAATTGAGAAATTCAAAAGAGGAAGGGGAAATATAATCCGCATTCCTGATGTTCACATCTCCAGACAAGCAGAACTTAGAAAAAAGAAGGAGTAAGCGAATATTGTACCCTTTGAAGTCTTTTTTGAAGGGACATAAACAGTAAACTATATAACTTAATTCATCTACTAAGCAGCAGAAAGGGTTAACAATGTTTGGAATACACGGTATGTTTGAATATCCTTTTTAATTTCTTATGCTCGGAAACTGCTTGCTTGATATAACTGCGTTAATAATAAATCAGAGTAACAGGGCCCTGCTTCGCGGGAACAGATCTGGAAACCAGGTTAACAGAATATCAGATTATAAAAATCAGGTTTAAGGGGCTAGATGGCTGGATCGGACCAGATACTCTGATATATCACTTCAACCCTGACAGTAAGCTGCTGATACAATATTTGACAGATTGATAGATTACTATTTAAATTGCACAAGGGATTATTAAAAAAATCTACGAGGGACAACATGCGAGTTTCCATGGACATTGAGTTAAAAGATGTACCCGGGCAGATGCTTTTAGCCCTCCAGCCTCTTTCGGAATGTAAGGCTAACCTGATAACAGTAGTACATCACCACCAGAGGAGAACCCCCAGAAAAACAGTGCCTGTAAAGCTTGTACTTGAAACAAGGCCCGAAAACGTTGAGACAATAAAGGCAAAGCTGGAAGAGAACGGAATTCGAGTGGTAAGAGTCGGAGAACACCGTTTCAGGGAGAGCATAAACGTAGTGCTCATCGGTCATGTGGTTCATACAGGGATCCAGGATACGATTGACGAGATTGACAAAACCGGCTTTGCTGAAGTTGTGGATCTTTCCCTTTCCATGCCCGGTATCAATATGCTTTCTTCAGCTCTAATGAAAATTAATGCTGTTAGTAAAGAGGATATGCAAAAGGCACTTTTCATCCTCAAAGAAGTCTCGGCAAAGAAAGATCTGCTTATGATTCTTCCAATAGATATTCAGGCCTGAAAAAAATTGTAGGAGATATGAAAACATGAAAACTGTGTACTGTTCCATTCTCGGGTTCGGAGCAATCGGACAGGGTGTGGCTGAAGTACTCCTTATGAAGAAAGAGTATCTTGAGAGTATTGGGCTGGAAGTAAAGGTTGTTGCTGTTGTGGACTCAAAGGGTGCAACCGTTAATCCTGAGGGCGTGGATCTTGCCGACTGCCTTGCCAGGAAGATGACAGATGGAACGGTAGCTCTTGAAAACATCTCCGGAGTTGAGGTCATCCGGTCCATACCGCATGAGCTGGTGATTGAGACTACTCCTACGAATATACGAACCGGTGGAGTAGGCCTGCAGAATATGCTTGCAGCCTTCCAGACCGGAAAAGACGTTATTACCTCTAATAAGGGACCCCTTACCCTCAAGTACAGGGAACTTATGGAAACCGCAAAGGCAGCAGGCTTGCATTTCAGGTTTGAAGCGACTGTCGGCGGTTCAATGCCCATTATCAACCTGGCAAATGAGGTGCTTGCAGGCAACAAAGTTAAAAGCATCAAAGGAATTCTGAATGGGACCTGTAATTATATCCTGACAAGAATGCTTGAGGAGAGGGCAAGCTATAATGACATTCTTGCCGAATCCATGCAACTTGGCATTGCCGAAACCGATCCCACGTATGATGTGGAAGGAATCGATACAGCCTGCAAACTTGTTATCCTTGCCAATTCGATTTTCGGGCTTGATGTAACTTATAGCGACGTTGAAGTTACAGGGATTACAAAAGTCACGCCTGAAGCCCTCGAAATGGCTTATGAAAGAGGGCATGTGATCAAACTCATAGGTGAAGTCAGCAGGGAAAGAATTCATGTAGCTCCAAGGCTTGTACCTATCAACCATCCCCTTGCAGTAGGAGGAACCCTGAACGTGGCATCGATAGATACCGAGCTTGCAGGAGAAATTACGGTTACGGGTAAGGGTGCAGGTCCGATCGAGACTGCAAGTGCAATTCTCAGCGACCTGGTCGCAATTTATGGAAATTGATAAAAAAAGTTCGGATCTATCTGTATTTAGATAAAATAAAAATAAAAATCTGCGTGGATCATGACAAGCTTCAGGGAGTTTTCAGAAACCTGCCAGGCGATTGAAAAAATCTCAAGTACTATTGATACTACAAATAGGGTTGCCGATTTTCTTAAAAAGGTCGATGTAGAAGAGCTGCCCATTGCAACTCATTTTATTATGAGTGAGGTTTTTCCTGCCTGGAGTGGAGAGCAATTGGGAATCGGGACAAGCCTGCTGTATGCCGCTCTTTCCAGAGCTTCGGGAATGTCTGTGAAAAGCATAGAATCTCTTCTACGGACTACCGGAGATATCGGGGACACAGCCCTGCTTATCCTTAAGGAAAAAAGGAAAAATCAGGTTACTTTCTCTTCTTTCTTCGAAGAACAACCCGAACTCTCAATAACAGAGGTCTATAACCGTTTCAAAATCGCCTCAGAAGCTTCGGGGAAAGGCTCACAGGATATCAAGATAAAAAATCTTCAGTTTCTCTTCAACTCCTCAACCCCCAGGGAAGCGAAATATATCTCCAGGCTTGCCCTTGAGGAACTCAGGATCGGCGTCGGTGAAGGCGTTGTAAGGGATGCGATTTCAAAAGCTTTCTCCGTGCCTGTGGATGTGGTCGAGCACGCCTTTATGGTCACAAACGACCTCGGGATAGTTGCTGCAACTGCAAAGGAAGGCGGAATAGAAGCCCTTAAACGCCTGGGAGTTGAAATCAATCGCCCGATTAAGATGATGCTTTCCCAGATCAGTCCTGATATAGTTGCCGACATCAGGGAAATGGGGGAGGCTGCAATTGAATGGAAGTTCGACGGGGCAAGAATCCAGATCCATAAGGCTGGAAATTCGGTTATGCTTTTTTCACGCAAACTCGAAAATGTTACGAATTCCCTTCCCGACCTTGTGGAAATAATCCGCAAGCACGTAAAAGCTGAGTCGGCAATCCTTGACGGGGAAGCCGTGGCCGTGGACGAAAACGGCAAGCCCAGGGCATTTCAAGAAATTCTCAAGCGTTTCAGGCGCAAGTACAATGTGGAGGAAAAAGCCCTCGGCATCCCCATTCAACTCAACCTTTTTGACATCATGTACTTAAACGGAAAAACCCTGATAGACCTGCCTCTCATTGAAAGGAGAAAAGCGCTTGAGTCCTGTGTTGAAAGCTCAACTGAGGACTCAAAATCAATCTGCGTGAGCAAACAGGTGATAACCGGAGACCTCAAACTTATAGAACAGATCTACAAGGAGGCTTTAAAAGCCGGACACGAAGGTCTTATGGTCAAAAACCCGCATTCGGTCTATTCGCCTGGCAAACGCGGCAAAAACTGGATTAAGAAAAAACCTCTTATGGAAACCCTCGACCTTGTGGTTGTGGGAGCAGAATGGGGCTTTGGCAGGCGTGCAAACCTTATAGGCTCTTATACTGTTGCCTGTTATGATCCAGAAACCGATCGTTTTCTCCAGGTTGGCAAAGTGGGCACGGGTCTGACTGACGATCAGCTAAAGGAGCTCACAGAGATGCTCTCTGACCTCATGGAAGGCGTTGAGGCAGGCGGAGTATTTGCAGTACGCCCAAAAATAGTCCTTGAAATCGCATTTGAGGAAATCCAGAAAAGCCCCAATTATAACTCAGGCTTTGCACTGCGTTTCCCGCGCTTTATCCGCATACGGGACGATAAAGACCCGGAAGAAGCCGATACAATACAGAGGATAGAAAAGGTATACAGCCAGCAGTTGAAAAGGCTGTAAAAAGGGGGAGTGGCTGCCGTTTTCTTTTTGCGGCAATCACATGACCTTTTGATTACTCTTTTTTGAAACAGTTTAAAGCCTTTGTCTTTTTCGGCTGGAAATAAATATTTTCTTAGTCAACGACAGGACATTTTTCGGAGATTAATTTTACATATAAACAGAAGTTTTGGAACGTAAGTAAGCCTTCCGTTAGTAGGATGGGCTCAATATCAAAATTCCATATGTATATCATCGATTAGTCAGCAGATTCATAATGCATGTCATAATACTCATTATTAACTTTTATATAATTAGTTCCATTATTGGATGAGATTTTCCCAAACTCCGATATATTTTCATGGTAGTTGGAAGGTACTATTATATTTTTTCCTGGATTCATCACCGCTTCTTTAACACAGGGATATTTCTCAAGATCTTCTAAACTGAACTCTATGTATCTCTCTGGTGGATCCTGAAATTTATCTGCCCTAATATACATACCTGCACCAGGCTGATAAATCATTAAAAAGAAGACTAGAAATATTGCTAAAACCGCAAGAAAAGCTGCGATTAAGGGTTTTGTTTTCGTTTCCATACTCTCTCTCCAAATACATAACAAAATAAGTGTAGGATTAAATCCTACGCAAAACAATTTAAAAATGATTTCTGTTGGTTTCGATGGTTTGGTCGCAGTCCACACACCAGTTATCTGTTATCATCATATGCGCGTAAGTCATTATGCAAACCGGACCAGTGTATCCATGATCTGGACAATCATAGTTATGTGAT
This region of Methanosarcina flavescens genomic DNA includes:
- a CDS encoding helix-turn-helix transcriptional regulator; this translates as MNFRKLCRFALVFFLIIALQGDATAAKIHGTVYEWYTFKPLNNSVVEINSTPEQNFIATDSQYSFNLTPGTYTITANYLEGNRIVYTATEEVVITDEGEYVHDLLLFPPSNEELLNQDEFEAPVLDYEETRTVSRPGSQYTFLVSALLALIVLMLAGYFLKKSLDKPADIHFPEENRQPYLLEPEKPVKDAIFSQEAKIDTAENVIKNLKTNSAQPNLESEEIPKTGGVLQQRNGSAEEAQDSFLNEEEPGKSSSRSSKHSKINLPDDLKELLELVYASGNRISQRELRKKSPYSESKVSLMLSDLEERGLIEKFKRGRGNIIRIPDVHISRQAELRKKKE
- a CDS encoding homoserine dehydrogenase — translated: MKTVYCSILGFGAIGQGVAEVLLMKKEYLESIGLEVKVVAVVDSKGATVNPEGVDLADCLARKMTDGTVALENISGVEVIRSIPHELVIETTPTNIRTGGVGLQNMLAAFQTGKDVITSNKGPLTLKYRELMETAKAAGLHFRFEATVGGSMPIINLANEVLAGNKVKSIKGILNGTCNYILTRMLEERASYNDILAESMQLGIAETDPTYDVEGIDTACKLVILANSIFGLDVTYSDVEVTGITKVTPEALEMAYERGHVIKLIGEVSRERIHVAPRLVPINHPLAVGGTLNVASIDTELAGEITVTGKGAGPIETASAILSDLVAIYGN
- a CDS encoding ATP-dependent DNA ligase, whose product is MTSFREFSETCQAIEKISSTIDTTNRVADFLKKVDVEELPIATHFIMSEVFPAWSGEQLGIGTSLLYAALSRASGMSVKSIESLLRTTGDIGDTALLILKEKRKNQVTFSSFFEEQPELSITEVYNRFKIASEASGKGSQDIKIKNLQFLFNSSTPREAKYISRLALEELRIGVGEGVVRDAISKAFSVPVDVVEHAFMVTNDLGIVAATAKEGGIEALKRLGVEINRPIKMMLSQISPDIVADIREMGEAAIEWKFDGARIQIHKAGNSVMLFSRKLENVTNSLPDLVEIIRKHVKAESAILDGEAVAVDENGKPRAFQEILKRFRRKYNVEEKALGIPIQLNLFDIMYLNGKTLIDLPLIERRKALESCVESSTEDSKSICVSKQVITGDLKLIEQIYKEALKAGHEGLMVKNPHSVYSPGKRGKNWIKKKPLMETLDLVVVGAEWGFGRRANLIGSYTVACYDPETDRFLQVGKVGTGLTDDQLKELTEMLSDLMEGVEAGGVFAVRPKIVLEIAFEEIQKSPNYNSGFALRFPRFIRIRDDKDPEEADTIQRIEKVYSQQLKRL